Genomic DNA from Halobaculum sp. CBA1158:
CGACGCGGCTCCTGCTCGACGTGGCCGTGTTCGCCCCCGACGAGGGGTTCGAGTCGGTCGCGCGCGACGTGCTCGCGACACACGCCGACGCCGTCCGCGCGTCTCCCCTCGAACACGTGACGCTGGCGCTGGCGGCCGCGCGCGCCGAGAGCGGTCCGTTCGAGCTCACGCTCGCGTGCGAGACGATGCCCGAGGAGTGGTGGGACACCCTCGCCGGCCGGTATCTCCCGGGGGTCGTCCTCGCACCGCGGCCGCCGACCGAGGAGGGGCTCGCGGCGTGGGTCGAGACGCTCGGCCTGTCGGAGGCCCCGCCGGTCTGGCGCGGGCGGGAGGCGCGCGAGGGCGCGCCGACGGCGTACGCCTGTCGCGATCGGACCTGCTCGCCGCCGGATCACGACCTCCGGGCGGCGCTGGAGTGGGCCGCCGGGGAGTGACCGGACGGTGGATCCCCCCGACAGAGCGTAACCGCTTTGCCTGACGGGGGTGATCTCCGGGTATGACCACGGTCTGTCTCGTCGGCGACGCCGAGACGGACCTGCGGTACGAACTGCTCTCGCGCGAGACCGCCCGCGACGCGCTCGCCACCTACGACCTCCGCTCCCCGTTCGAGAACTCCGTCGCGCTCGACACGGTCAGCCTCGGCGCGGCCGTCTCGCTGTGCAACGATCTCAACTGGTATCTGGTCCGGTTCGTCGAGGAGACGCTGATCCGCGAGCCGTCGATCTCGACCGACGAGTGGCTCTCTCGCGACCTCGCGACCGCCGTTCGCACCGACAAGATCCGCCGCGAAGAGACCGACCGCTTCCTGAAGCTGTACGGCGTCGACGACGGCCGACTGGTCGAGCCGATGTATCTCGCGCGAAGCGACGGAGCCGACCTCCCGACGTACGACCTCCGCGACGTGGACGAGACGGTCCGCGTCAGAGTCACCCGCGGGGAGTTCGAGCGCTGAGTATCGAT
This window encodes:
- a CDS encoding DUF5804 family protein, whose product is MTTVCLVGDAETDLRYELLSRETARDALATYDLRSPFENSVALDTVSLGAAVSLCNDLNWYLVRFVEETLIREPSISTDEWLSRDLATAVRTDKIRREETDRFLKLYGVDDGRLVEPMYLARSDGADLPTYDLRDVDETVRVRVTRGEFER